One window from the genome of Cryptomeria japonica chromosome 6, Sugi_1.0, whole genome shotgun sequence encodes:
- the LOC131067921 gene encoding beta-1,3-galactosyltransferase pvg3, with amino-acid sequence MKNTGKSCSYSFSPDSVARTGLLCLFTVLVFLIALVNVSEFRQIVKSPSSFGRLLQYNPNASNLNSSSASFLLRKNENTYVGSQGSQIFINCSCPNQVQNCTNDIKENITAATEFDKINESEPGYEFSILIGILTVADQYQRRHFLRMVYGSQSTVHAKVDVKFVFCNLTKDDQRILVSLEIMTHNDIIILNCAENMNEGKTYAYFSSLPKMGLQYDYVIKADDDIYFRIDKLAESLKPLPRNDTYYGYVIPCEKMDPFAKYMSGMGFALSWDLVKWIEESPIAKNNTVGPEDMMVGIWLNEGKKAKNRFSNKPAMYDFPLANGKCSHEFIPDTIAVHKLKDSERWFAVLKYFNFTSPLKESKLYHL; translated from the coding sequence ATGAAGAACACTGGAAAATCCTGTTCTTATTCTTTTTCCCCTGACTCAGTTGCAAGAACAGGACTGCTATGTCTATTTACAGTGCTTGTCTTCTTAATAGCCTTAGTCAATGTATCAGAATTCAGGCAAATAGTTAAAAGCCCTTCTAGTTTTGGCAGATTATTGCAGTATAATCCTAATGCAAGTAATCTCAATTCATCCTCTGCATCATTTCTTCTGAGAAAAAATGAGAATACTTATGTGGGTTCTCAAGGCAGTCAGATCTTCATCAACTGTAGCTGCCCAAATCAAGTTCAGAACTGCACAAATGATATCAAAGAGAATATTACTGCAGCCACCGAGTTTGATAAGATCAATGAATCAGAGCCTGGGTATGAGTTCAGTATTCTGATTGGAATCCTAACAGTGGCAGATCAGTATCAAAGAAGACATTTTCTACGTATGGTTTATGGAAGTCAATCCACAGTCCATGCAAAAGTGGACGTGAAATTTGTGTTCTGCAATCTTACAAAGGATGATCAAAGAATCCTTGTGTCTCTGGAGATCATGACTCACAATGATATCATTATATTGAACTGTGCAGAGAATATGAACGAAGGTAAGACTTATGCTTATTTCTCTAGTCTGCCAAAGATGGGATTGCAGTATGATTATGTTATAAAGGCAGATGATGATATTTATTTTAGGATTGATAAGTTGGCTGAATCACTGAAGCCTTTGCCAAGGAATGACACTTACTATGGCTATGTTATACCTTGTGAAAAAATGGATCCTTTTGCTAAGTATATGTCTGGTATGGGATTTGCCCtgtcatgggatttggtgaaatggATTGAGGAATCTCCAATTGCTAAGAATAATACAGTGGGGCCAGAAGATATGATGGTGGGGATTTGGTTAAATGAGGGGAAGAAAGCTAAGAATAGGTTTAGCAATAAGCCTGCCATGTATGACTTTCCTCTTGCTAATGGCAAGTGCTCTCATGAATTCATTCCTGATACCATTGCTGTACACAAGCTCAAGGACAGCGAGAGATGGTTTGCGGTTCTGAAGTACTTCAattttacatctcctctcaaggaaTCCAAGTTGTATCATCTGTAA